One Buteo buteo chromosome 5, bButBut1.hap1.1, whole genome shotgun sequence DNA window includes the following coding sequences:
- the BOLL gene encoding protein boule-like isoform X3 yields the protein MTELEYQRGSTVIPEAGTMYLTTSSGYPYIYHNGVAYFHTSEVASVPQPWPPRSVSGSPMMVAQPVYQSPTYHYQAPTQCLPSQWQWSVPQSPASSPSFLYLQPSEVIYQPIGITQESGCIPPPLLVEAAVPELYSDHGVQAPHHQPYAQSAIAIPGPVTLQQEPIKTLWSIHY from the exons GTTCTACTGTAATACCAGAAGCTGGTACAATGTACTTAACTACTTCAAGTGGATATCCTTATATTTACCATAATGGAGTGGCTTATTTTCATACATCTGAAGTTGCTTCTGTTCCACAGCCGTGGCCA ccacGCTCTGTTTCCGGTTCACCTATGATGGTAGCTCAACCAGTTTATCAGTCTCCTACATACCATTATCAG GCACCAACACAGTGTCTTCCAAGTCAGTGGCAGTGGTCTGTTCCACAG tctcCTGCCTCTTCACCTTCATTCTTGTATCTGCAGCCATCTGAAGTCATTTATCAGCCAATAGGGATTACCCAGGAAAGTGGATGTATACCTCCACCTCTCCTAGTGGAAGCTGCAGTTCCTGAg CTGTATTCTGATCATGGAGTTCAAGCACCACATCACCAGCCTTATGCCCAGAGTGCCATAGCCATACCTGGACCTGTGA CTCTCCAACAAGAACCTATCA AGACACTGTGGAGCATTCACTATTAA